Proteins encoded within one genomic window of Micromonospora halotolerans:
- a CDS encoding pirin family protein — MPAITVDDVLVLPRLPELAESTTYRPVRRLTTAPSGYEGEGFPVRRAFAGVPMTELDPFIHLDQMGEVDYAPGEPKGTPWHPHRGFETVTYMIDGIMDHQDSQGGGGTITDGDTQWMTAGRGLLHIEAPPEHLVMSGGLFHGLQLWVNLPRVAKMNPPRYQDIRGKESALLTTPDGGALIRVIAGEIAGHQGPGSTHTPITIAHVTLQPGAELNLPWRPDFNALVYVLAGRGTVGTDRRPVHLGQLAVHGPGDALRVTADARQDANTPALELYIMGGQPIREPVAHYGPFVMNTRAELVQAVEDYQAGRLGVIPAERLPHSGGEGDRP, encoded by the coding sequence ATGCCCGCGATCACCGTCGACGACGTCCTCGTCCTGCCCCGCCTGCCGGAGCTCGCCGAGTCCACCACCTACCGGCCGGTCCGCCGGCTGACCACCGCGCCCAGCGGCTACGAGGGCGAGGGCTTCCCGGTCCGCCGGGCCTTCGCCGGGGTCCCGATGACCGAGCTGGACCCGTTCATCCACCTCGACCAGATGGGCGAGGTCGACTACGCGCCGGGCGAGCCGAAGGGCACCCCGTGGCACCCGCACCGGGGCTTCGAGACGGTGACCTACATGATCGACGGGATCATGGACCACCAGGACTCGCAGGGCGGCGGCGGCACGATCACCGACGGCGACACCCAGTGGATGACGGCGGGTCGCGGCCTGCTGCACATCGAGGCGCCGCCGGAGCACCTGGTGATGAGCGGCGGCCTCTTCCACGGCCTCCAGCTCTGGGTCAACCTGCCCCGGGTGGCGAAGATGAACCCGCCGCGCTACCAGGACATCCGCGGCAAGGAGTCGGCGCTGCTGACCACGCCCGACGGCGGCGCGCTGATCCGGGTGATCGCCGGCGAGATCGCCGGGCACCAGGGCCCCGGCTCGACCCACACCCCGATCACCATCGCGCACGTGACGCTCCAGCCGGGGGCCGAACTGAACCTGCCCTGGCGGCCGGACTTCAACGCGCTCGTCTACGTGCTGGCCGGCCGGGGCACCGTGGGCACCGACCGGCGGCCGGTCCACCTGGGCCAGCTCGCCGTGCACGGGCCGGGCGACGCGCTGCGGGTCACCGCCGACGCGCGGCAGGACGCCAACACCCCGGCGCTGGAGCTCTACATCATGGGCGGCCAGCCGATCCGCGAGCCGGTGGCGCACTACGGCCCGTTCGTGATGAACACCCGCGCCGAGCTGGTCCAGGCGGTCGAGGACTACCAGGCCGGCCGGCTCGGAGTGATCCCGGCCGAGCGGCTGCCGCACAGCGGCGGCGAGGGCGACCGCCCCTGA
- a CDS encoding RNA polymerase sigma factor SigF, which translates to MTAHTISEPATTTPSTSEKLDPRALTDSAADLLNAMAALPAHHPSRAALRDRAIEAWLPLANHLAHRYSGRGEPTDDLAQTAAVGLIKAIDKFDPSRGVDFAGYAIPTIIGELKRHFRDRTWDIRVPRRLQELRLAISDANSTLLQTLGRSPTVADIATHLNLTEEEVLEGLKGARAYNAVSLSTPTGDGDRATELGDMLGGEDGEFELAELRVALGPALATLDEREQKILTLRFYGNLTQSQIAEQIGVSQMHVSRLLARALTKLRGQLDGTY; encoded by the coding sequence ATGACCGCGCACACGATCAGCGAGCCGGCGACGACAACACCGTCCACCTCCGAGAAGCTCGACCCGCGGGCGCTCACCGACAGCGCCGCGGACCTGCTCAACGCGATGGCGGCGCTCCCCGCCCACCACCCGTCGCGCGCCGCCCTGCGCGACCGGGCGATCGAGGCCTGGCTGCCTCTCGCCAACCACCTCGCCCACCGTTACAGCGGCCGGGGCGAGCCCACCGACGACTTGGCCCAGACCGCCGCGGTCGGCCTGATCAAGGCGATCGACAAGTTCGACCCGTCCCGCGGCGTCGACTTCGCCGGCTACGCCATCCCGACCATCATCGGCGAGCTGAAGCGCCACTTCCGCGACCGGACCTGGGACATCCGGGTGCCGCGCCGCCTCCAGGAACTGCGGCTGGCCATCTCCGACGCCAACAGCACGCTGCTCCAGACCCTGGGCCGCTCCCCGACGGTCGCCGACATCGCCACCCACCTCAACCTCACCGAGGAAGAGGTCCTGGAGGGCCTGAAGGGCGCCCGCGCCTACAACGCGGTGTCGCTGTCCACCCCGACCGGCGACGGCGACCGCGCCACCGAGCTGGGCGACATGCTCGGCGGCGAGGACGGCGAGTTCGAGCTGGCCGAGCTGCGAGTCGCCCTCGGGCCGGCGCTGGCCACGCTCGACGAGCGCGAGCAGAAGATCCTCACCCTGCGCTTCTACGGCAACCTGACCCAGTCGCAGATCGCCGAGCAGATCGGCGTCTCGCAGATGCACGTGTCCCGGCTGCTGGCCCGGGCGCTCACGAAGCTGCGCGGGCAGCTCGACGGAACGTACTAG
- a CDS encoding class I SAM-dependent methyltransferase: MAMMAYDEASAAAFAATRHLPADGLASWRAAVSRHLPVGPGDRVLDVGAGTGTWAAAFRAWYGVDVVAVEPAAAMRARSAYPGMVAGRAEALPLAAAGLDGAWLSTVVHHLPDLPVVAAELRRVLRPGAPVLIRSVFAGRGGGVSLFRWFPEALRVVEGYPSVAEVCAAFEPAGFAPVALEPVPQVSARSLRVAADGLRRAAHTPLALLDDADYERGVRRLRAAARRTPHAPVVDALDLLVLR; this comes from the coding sequence ATGGCGATGATGGCGTACGACGAGGCCTCGGCGGCCGCCTTCGCGGCCACCCGGCACCTGCCGGCCGACGGCCTGGCGAGCTGGCGCGCCGCGGTGTCCCGGCATCTGCCCGTCGGGCCCGGCGACCGGGTGCTCGACGTGGGGGCGGGCACCGGCACGTGGGCCGCCGCCTTCCGGGCCTGGTACGGGGTGGACGTGGTGGCGGTCGAGCCGGCGGCGGCGATGCGGGCCCGCTCGGCGTACCCGGGGATGGTGGCCGGACGGGCGGAGGCACTGCCGCTCGCGGCGGCCGGCCTGGACGGCGCGTGGCTCTCCACGGTGGTGCACCACCTGCCCGACCTGCCGGTCGTCGCCGCCGAGCTGCGCCGCGTGCTGCGCCCCGGCGCGCCGGTGCTGATCCGGTCGGTCTTCGCCGGCCGGGGCGGCGGCGTCTCGCTGTTCCGCTGGTTCCCGGAGGCGTTGCGGGTGGTGGAGGGCTATCCCTCGGTGGCCGAGGTGTGTGCGGCGTTCGAGCCGGCCGGGTTCGCCCCGGTCGCGTTGGAGCCGGTGCCGCAGGTCAGCGCCCGCTCGCTGCGGGTGGCGGCCGACGGGCTGCGGCGCGCCGCGCACACCCCGCTGGCGCTGCTCGACGACGCCGACTACGAGCGGGGGGTGCGCCGGCTGCGCGCGGCGGCGCGGCGGACCCCGCACGCCCCGGTGGTCGACGCGCTGGACCTGCTGGTGCTGCGCTGA
- a CDS encoding DUF1684 domain-containing protein gives MDDLDVQDWRERVARLYLSDLDLAGFRAARDELFRSHPSSPLPPADRPGFTGLRWFPPDPSAVVEAPLRPASGTESIDTGGPDGVVRYRRVAVAETPWGPLTLWWIEAYGGGLFLPVRDATCGAGAYGGGRYLTDTVKGTFGRGLTVLPGNRVRLDANYLYNPSCAYDDRWACPLAPPENRVDVPIRAGERSYH, from the coding sequence GTGGATGATCTCGACGTGCAGGACTGGCGTGAACGGGTGGCGCGGCTCTACCTCTCCGACCTCGACCTGGCCGGCTTCCGGGCCGCCCGGGACGAGCTGTTCCGCAGCCACCCCAGCAGCCCTCTGCCCCCGGCCGACCGGCCCGGCTTCACCGGGCTGCGCTGGTTCCCACCCGACCCGTCGGCCGTGGTCGAGGCACCCCTGCGCCCTGCCTCGGGCACCGAGAGCATCGACACCGGCGGGCCCGACGGGGTGGTGCGGTACCGGCGGGTGGCGGTCGCCGAGACGCCCTGGGGGCCGCTCACCCTGTGGTGGATCGAGGCGTACGGCGGCGGGCTGTTCCTCCCGGTGCGCGACGCCACCTGCGGCGCCGGGGCGTACGGCGGTGGGCGCTACCTCACCGACACGGTGAAGGGGACCTTCGGGCGCGGCCTGACCGTGCTGCCCGGCAACCGGGTCCGGCTCGACGCCAACTACCTCTACAACCCGAGCTGCGCCTACGACGACCGGTGGGCCTGCCCGCTGGCCCCACCGGAGAACCGGGTCGACGTGCCGATCCGGGCCGGCGAGCGGTCGTACCACTGA
- a CDS encoding phospholipase D family protein: MAMRDWFLSAQERANPRSELPVWTSGNLVEPLIHGSAYFDRLVSEVEHLRAGDHLFFTDWRGDPDERMRPDGPTVVQLFARAAQRGVVVKGLIWRSHLDALSYSEEENRDLSEAICAAGGEVLLDQRVRRGGSHHQKLVVLRRPGDPERDIAFAGGIDLCHSRRDDATHGGDPQPVAMSPRYGPHPPWHDVQVALRGPVVGALDTTFRERWTDPMPLDSENPMAYLRDRLRGSDLSPDPLPDQPADPPPCGPHHVQVLRTYPAVRPRYSFAPDGERTVARGYTKAVHRARRLIYLEDQYLWSTEVADLFARALREQPELHLVAVVPRHPDVDGRLALPPNMVGRAQALELCHRAAPDRVHVFDVENHEGTPVYVHAKVCVVDDVWASVGSDNFNRRSWTHDSELSCAVLDDTRDERAPTDPAGLGDGARVFARDLRLRLWREHLDRDPDGGDDHDLLDPADAVATITSAAAELERWHDSGRTGPRPPGRLRPHRPERLPWRTRLWALPAYRLVYDPDGRPLRARRAGTW; the protein is encoded by the coding sequence GTGGCGATGCGGGACTGGTTCCTCTCCGCACAGGAACGCGCCAACCCACGGTCAGAGTTACCCGTCTGGACGAGCGGAAACCTCGTCGAGCCGTTGATTCACGGCAGCGCGTACTTCGACCGGCTGGTCAGTGAGGTGGAACACCTCCGGGCCGGTGACCACCTCTTCTTCACCGACTGGCGCGGCGACCCGGACGAGCGGATGCGGCCGGACGGGCCGACCGTCGTGCAGCTGTTCGCCCGGGCCGCCCAGCGCGGGGTGGTCGTCAAGGGGCTCATCTGGCGCTCCCACCTCGACGCGCTCTCCTACAGCGAGGAGGAGAACCGCGACCTCAGCGAGGCGATCTGCGCCGCCGGCGGGGAGGTGCTGCTCGACCAGCGGGTCCGCCGCGGCGGCTCACACCACCAGAAGCTGGTCGTGCTGCGCCGCCCCGGCGACCCGGAACGGGACATCGCCTTCGCCGGCGGGATCGACCTCTGCCACAGCCGGCGGGACGACGCGACGCACGGCGGCGACCCGCAGCCGGTCGCCATGTCCCCGCGGTACGGCCCGCACCCGCCCTGGCACGACGTCCAGGTCGCGCTCCGCGGCCCGGTCGTCGGCGCGCTGGACACCACCTTCCGGGAGCGGTGGACCGACCCGATGCCGCTGGACTCGGAGAACCCGATGGCCTACCTGCGGGACCGGCTGCGCGGCTCGGACCTGAGCCCGGACCCGCTGCCCGACCAGCCCGCCGACCCGCCGCCGTGCGGGCCGCACCACGTCCAGGTGCTGCGCACCTACCCGGCGGTACGCCCGCGCTACTCGTTCGCCCCGGACGGCGAGCGGACGGTGGCCCGGGGCTACACCAAGGCGGTCCACCGGGCCCGCCGGCTGATCTACCTGGAGGACCAGTACCTCTGGTCGACCGAGGTGGCCGACCTCTTCGCCCGGGCGCTGCGCGAGCAGCCGGAGCTGCATCTGGTGGCCGTGGTGCCCCGGCACCCGGACGTGGACGGCCGGTTGGCGCTGCCACCGAACATGGTCGGCCGCGCGCAGGCCCTCGAACTCTGCCACCGGGCCGCCCCGGACCGGGTGCACGTCTTCGACGTGGAGAACCACGAGGGCACCCCGGTCTACGTGCACGCGAAGGTCTGCGTGGTGGACGACGTCTGGGCCAGCGTGGGCAGCGACAACTTCAACCGCCGCTCCTGGACCCACGACAGCGAGCTGTCCTGCGCGGTGCTGGACGACACCCGGGACGAGCGGGCCCCGACCGACCCGGCGGGGCTGGGTGACGGGGCGCGGGTGTTCGCCCGGGACCTGCGCCTGCGGCTGTGGCGGGAGCACCTGGACCGGGACCCGGACGGCGGGGATGACCACGACCTGCTCGACCCGGCGGACGCGGTCGCGACGATCACCTCGGCGGCGGCGGAGCTGGAACGGTGGCACGACTCCGGGCGCACCGGGCCCCGCCCGCCGGGGCGGTTGCGGCCGCACCGGCCGGAGCGGCTGCCCTGGCGGACCCGGCTGTGGGCGCTGCCGGCGTACCGGCTGGTCTACGACCCGGACGGCAGGCCGCTGCGGGCCCGGCGCGCCGGCACCTGGTGA
- the hrpB gene encoding ATP-dependent helicase HrpB: MLSDVSLDLPVRPVLAALVEALDAAGAAVLVAPPGTGKTTLAPLAVADEVPGRVVIAQPRRVAARAAAHRMAAVLGERVGDRIGYAVRGERRVGPRTRVEVVTTGLLVRRLHHDPELPGVDAVLLDECHERQLDADLALAFTVEARGTLRPDLRLLAMSATPRADRFAALLGGAAPAPVIRAEAALHPVERIWTPPSRPVAAPGAGRVDPALLDHVAATVRRALRERAGDVLVFLPGAGEIAAVAGRLADLRDAVAVLPLHGRLPGAAQDAALAPLPGRRRVVLATAVAESSLTVPGVRVVVDAGLSRVARTDLARGLGALVTVPVSRAAATQRAGRAGREAPGAVYRCWSEATHARLAPQPEPEIASADLTGFALELAAWGTPDGAGLALPDPPPPAALAVARDTLTTLGAVDGDGRITARGRAIAAAGAHPRLARALLDGAERVGADRAAEVVALLAEETLGGAGDDLTALWRRLRTGADPAATARWRTEVRRLRTALPGGPGSGRSGRDRRPGDRTSGRAAPDLPADRAPGRSGQDRLPDDLAAGLLVGLAYPERLARVRRAGGSAYLMAGGTAAELAAGSGLAGSAWLAIAVADRSPGAPTARVRLATPVDEATAREAGGPLLRADREVGWSGGDVVAREVVRLGAIELVDRPLAAPEPARLTEAVLAGLRQDGLTLLTWTPEATALRRRLAFCRQALGDDWPDVSDAALLAAAPAWLGPELSRARRRADLARIDVAAALRRLLDWRQAARLDEVAPERLPVPSGSRIRLDYADPAAPVLAVKLQETFGWAAAPRIADGRVPVLLHLLSPAGRPVAVTADLASFWRTGYPQVRAELRGRYPRHPWPDDPTSAEPTRRASPRRR; the protein is encoded by the coding sequence GTGCTCTCCGACGTCTCCCTGGACCTGCCGGTCCGGCCGGTCCTGGCGGCGCTGGTCGAGGCGCTGGACGCGGCCGGCGCGGCGGTCCTGGTGGCGCCTCCCGGCACCGGCAAGACCACCCTGGCGCCGCTCGCGGTGGCCGACGAGGTTCCCGGCCGGGTGGTGATCGCCCAGCCCCGCCGGGTGGCCGCCCGGGCCGCCGCGCACCGGATGGCCGCCGTGCTCGGCGAGCGGGTCGGCGACCGGATCGGGTACGCGGTGCGCGGCGAGCGCCGGGTCGGTCCGCGGACCCGGGTCGAGGTGGTCACCACCGGCCTGCTGGTCCGCCGGCTGCACCACGACCCGGAGCTGCCCGGCGTCGACGCCGTGCTGCTCGACGAGTGCCACGAGCGGCAGCTCGACGCCGACCTGGCGCTGGCGTTCACAGTGGAGGCCCGTGGCACGCTCCGGCCCGACCTGCGGCTGCTGGCCATGTCGGCCACCCCGCGGGCGGACCGGTTCGCCGCGCTGCTCGGCGGGGCCGCTCCCGCGCCGGTGATCCGGGCCGAGGCCGCCCTGCACCCGGTGGAGCGGATCTGGACGCCACCGTCCCGCCCGGTCGCCGCCCCCGGCGCGGGCCGGGTCGACCCGGCGCTGCTGGACCACGTGGCGGCGACGGTGCGCCGCGCGCTGCGCGAGCGGGCCGGGGACGTGCTGGTCTTCCTGCCCGGTGCCGGCGAGATTGCCGCCGTCGCGGGCCGCCTGGCCGACCTGCGGGACGCGGTCGCCGTGCTGCCCCTGCACGGCCGGCTCCCCGGCGCCGCGCAGGACGCCGCGCTCGCGCCGCTGCCCGGTCGGCGCCGGGTGGTGCTGGCCACCGCCGTGGCGGAGAGCAGCCTGACCGTGCCCGGGGTCCGCGTCGTGGTGGACGCCGGGCTGAGCCGGGTGGCCCGCACCGACCTGGCCCGTGGGCTGGGCGCCCTGGTCACCGTGCCGGTGTCCCGGGCGGCCGCCACCCAGCGGGCCGGCCGGGCCGGGCGGGAGGCGCCGGGTGCGGTCTACCGGTGCTGGTCGGAGGCGACCCACGCCCGGCTGGCTCCGCAGCCCGAGCCGGAGATCGCCTCCGCCGACCTGACCGGGTTCGCGCTGGAGCTGGCCGCCTGGGGCACCCCGGACGGTGCCGGCCTGGCGCTGCCCGATCCCCCGCCGCCCGCCGCGCTGGCGGTCGCCCGGGACACGCTGACCACGCTCGGCGCGGTCGACGGGGACGGCCGGATCACCGCGCGCGGGCGGGCCATCGCGGCCGCCGGAGCCCATCCCCGGCTGGCCCGCGCGCTGCTCGACGGCGCGGAGCGGGTCGGCGCCGACCGGGCCGCCGAGGTGGTGGCACTGCTCGCCGAGGAGACACTCGGCGGCGCCGGGGACGACCTCACGGCGCTGTGGCGCCGGCTGCGCACCGGCGCCGACCCGGCGGCGACCGCCCGCTGGCGGACCGAGGTACGCCGCCTGCGCACCGCCCTGCCCGGCGGTCCGGGCTCCGGGCGCTCCGGGCGGGACCGCCGGCCCGGCGACCGGACCTCCGGGCGCGCCGCACCCGACCTGCCCGCCGACCGGGCTCCGGGGCGCTCCGGACAGGACCGCCTGCCCGATGACCTGGCCGCGGGGCTGCTGGTGGGGCTGGCGTACCCGGAGCGGTTGGCGCGGGTGCGGCGGGCCGGCGGGTCCGCGTACCTGATGGCCGGCGGGACCGCCGCGGAGCTGGCCGCCGGGTCGGGGCTGGCGGGCTCGGCGTGGCTGGCGATCGCGGTGGCCGACCGCTCCCCCGGCGCGCCGACCGCCCGGGTCCGGCTGGCCACCCCGGTCGACGAGGCGACCGCCCGGGAGGCCGGCGGGCCGCTGCTGCGGGCCGACCGCGAGGTCGGCTGGTCCGGCGGGGACGTGGTGGCGCGGGAGGTGGTCCGGCTCGGCGCGATCGAGCTGGTCGACCGGCCCCTCGCCGCGCCCGAGCCGGCGCGGCTCACCGAGGCGGTGCTCGCCGGGCTGCGCCAGGACGGCCTGACCCTGCTCACCTGGACGCCCGAGGCCACGGCCCTGCGCCGGCGGCTGGCCTTCTGCCGGCAGGCGCTCGGCGACGACTGGCCGGACGTCTCCGACGCCGCGCTGCTCGCCGCCGCACCGGCCTGGCTGGGCCCGGAGCTGTCCCGCGCCCGCCGCCGGGCCGACCTGGCCCGGATCGACGTGGCAGCGGCGCTGCGCCGGCTGCTGGACTGGCGGCAGGCGGCCCGGCTGGACGAGGTGGCACCCGAGCGGCTCCCGGTGCCGAGCGGTTCGCGGATCCGGCTGGACTACGCCGACCCGGCCGCCCCGGTGCTGGCGGTGAAGCTCCAGGAGACGTTCGGCTGGGCGGCCGCGCCCCGGATCGCCGACGGCCGGGTGCCGGTGCTGCTGCACCTGCTCTCCCCCGCCGGCCGGCCGGTGGCGGTCACCGCCGACCTGGCCTCGTTCTGGCGGACCGGCTACCCGCAGGTGCGGGCGGAGCTGCGCGGGCGCTATCCCCGCCACCCGTGGCCGGACGACCCGACCAGCGCCGAGCCCACCCGCCGCGCCAGCCCCCGCCGGCGCTGA
- a CDS encoding MarR family winged helix-turn-helix transcriptional regulator — protein sequence MTESLDPERLACWRAYIEASQRLFTQLEDDLRADSELSFADYHVLVLLSEAPGQRLRMGELAGRLVFSPSRLTYQISSMQKRGLVARESCPDDRRGSEAVLTAAGLLTLREAAPHHRRSARTHLIDDLDDAEVACLTRVFERLGRRLRADRDASSTPADK from the coding sequence ATGACGGAGAGCCTGGACCCCGAGCGGCTGGCCTGCTGGCGCGCCTACATCGAGGCGAGCCAGCGGCTGTTCACCCAGCTCGAGGACGACCTGCGCGCCGACAGCGAGCTGAGCTTCGCCGACTACCACGTGCTGGTGCTGCTCTCCGAGGCGCCCGGGCAGCGGCTGCGGATGGGCGAGCTGGCCGGCCGCCTGGTGTTCTCGCCCAGCCGGCTGACGTACCAGATCTCCTCCATGCAGAAGCGCGGCCTGGTGGCCCGGGAGTCGTGCCCGGACGACCGGCGCGGCAGCGAGGCGGTGCTCACCGCCGCCGGGCTGCTGACCCTGCGCGAGGCCGCGCCGCACCACCGGCGCTCCGCGCGCACCCACCTGATCGACGACCTCGACGACGCCGAGGTCGCCTGCCTCACCCGGGTCTTCGAGCGGCTCGGCCGGCGCCTCCGCGCCGACCGCGACGCGTCGTCCACCCCGGCCGACAAGTAA
- a CDS encoding PP2C family protein-serine/threonine phosphatase — protein sequence MTLKLRSVGASDRGLIRSGNQDAQHAGNWLVAVADGMGGMAAGDLASRIAMDAFAPLDVETPEDALVAALQGSIELATARIWQAVEEDPERQGMGTTLTALLFARTGSCLALAHVGDSRAYLFREGVLKQVTRDDTFVQMLVDQGVITAEQASSHPRRAVVTQALQGDEVSPTYATMVPWAGDRWLLCSDGLSNVVRPDTLAEVLGGYPEREACAAKLIDLALRAGGPDNVTVVIADVVEE from the coding sequence ATGACCCTGAAGCTTCGTTCCGTCGGGGCGAGCGACCGTGGGCTGATCCGCAGTGGCAACCAGGACGCCCAGCACGCCGGCAACTGGCTGGTCGCCGTCGCCGACGGCATGGGCGGCATGGCCGCCGGTGACCTGGCCAGCCGCATCGCGATGGACGCGTTCGCGCCGCTGGACGTGGAGACACCGGAGGACGCGCTGGTCGCCGCCCTCCAGGGCAGCATCGAGCTGGCCACCGCGCGGATCTGGCAGGCGGTCGAGGAGGACCCGGAACGCCAGGGCATGGGCACGACCCTCACGGCGCTGCTGTTCGCCCGCACCGGCAGCTGCCTGGCGCTGGCCCACGTCGGCGACTCCCGGGCCTACCTGTTCCGGGAGGGCGTGCTGAAGCAGGTCACCCGGGACGACACCTTCGTGCAGATGCTGGTCGACCAGGGCGTGATCACCGCCGAGCAGGCGAGCAGCCACCCCCGCCGGGCCGTGGTCACCCAGGCGTTGCAGGGCGACGAGGTCTCCCCGACCTACGCGACGATGGTGCCCTGGGCCGGCGACCGCTGGTTGCTGTGCAGCGACGGGCTCTCCAACGTGGTCCGCCCCGACACCCTCGCGGAGGTGCTCGGCGGCTACCCGGAGCGGGAGGCGTGCGCGGCCAAGCTGATCGACCTGGCGCTGCGGGCCGGCGGCCCGGACAACGTCACCGTGGTGATCGCCGACGTCGTCGAGGAGTAG